A genome region from Pseudorca crassidens isolate mPseCra1 chromosome 20, mPseCra1.hap1, whole genome shotgun sequence includes the following:
- the SDR42E1 gene encoding short-chain dehydrogenase/reductase family 42E member 1, with protein sequence MDSQNSLKETVLVTGGGGYFGFRLGCALNQKGVRVILFDISSPAQTIPEGIKFIHGDIRHLSDIEKAFQDVDVACVFHIASYGMSGREQLNRNLIEEVNVGGTDNILQACRRRGVPRLVYTSTFNVIFGGQVIRNGDESLPYLPLHLHPDHYSRTKSVAEKKVLEANGTALERSDGVLRTCALRPAGIYGPGEQRHLPRIVSYIEKGLFKFVYGDPKSLVEFVHVDNLVQAHILASVALKADKGHIASGQPYFISDGRPVNNFEFFRPLVEGLGYKFPSIRLPLTLIYYFAFLTETAHFILGRLYNFQPFLTRTEVYKTGVTHYFSLEKAKEELGYEAQPFDLQEVVEWFKAHGHGRSPGSRDSECLVWDGLLVVLLVIAVLAWLPPSVILSV encoded by the exons ATGGATTCCCAAAACTCTCTGAAGGAAACAGTCCTCGTTACAGGAGGAGGTGGCTATTTTGGCTTCCG CCTAGGCTGTGCTCTGAACCAGAAGGGAGTCCGTGTGATTCTGTTTGACATCAGCAGCCCTGCTCAAACCATTCCAGAAGGAATCAAGTTTATCCATGGAGACATCCGCCACCTCTCTGACATAGAGAAAGCCTTCCAGGATGTGGATGTCGCTTGTGTGTTCCATATTGCCTCTTACGGTATGTCAGGGCGCGAGCAACTGAATCGAAACCTGATTGAAGAAGTGAATGTGGGGGGCACAGACAACATCCTCCAGGCTTGCAGGAGGCGAGGGGTGCCAAGGTTAGTTTATACGAGCACCTTCAATGTCATCTTCGGAGGTCAAGTTATCAGAAATGGAGATGAATCTCTGCCTTACCTACCTCTTCACCTCCATCCTGATCACTACTCTCGGACCAAATCTGTTGCAGAGAAGAAGGTGCTGGAGGCCAATGGTACAGCCCTGGAAAGGAGTGATGGGGTCTTGAGAACCTGTGCTCTGAGGCCGGCTGGCATCTATGGGCCTGGAGAACAGAGGCACCTCCCCAGGATAGTAAGCTACATTGAGAAGGGCCTGTTCAAGTTTGTGTACGGAGACCCCAAGAGTCTGGTTGAATTTGTCCATGTGGATAACTTGGTGCAGGCTCACATTCTGGCTTCAGTGGCCCTGAAAGCTGACAAGGGCCACATTGCCTCTGGGCAGCCCTACTTCATCTCAGATGGCAGACCTGTGAACAACTTTGAGTTCTTCCGGCCTTTGGTTGAGGGCCTGGGCTACAAGTTCCCATCCATCCGCCTGCCCTTGACTCTCATCTACTACTTTGCTTTCCTAACCGAGACGGCCCACTTCATTCTGGGTCGACTGTACAACTTCCAGCCCTTCCTCACCCGCACTGAAGTTTACAAAACCGGCGTCACACATTACTTTAGCCTAGAGAAAGCCAAGGAGGAGCTAGGTTATGAGGCTCAGCCATTTGACCTCCAGGAAGTAGTAGAATGGTTTAAAGCCCATGGTCATGGCAGAAGTCCTGGAAGTCGTGACTCTGAGTGTCTTGTTTGGGATGGGCTGTTGGTCGTACTCTTGGTTATAGCGGTTCTCGCATGGCTGCCGCCTTCTGTGATTCTGTCAGTGTGA